The genomic window CGGAGACCGTCGAGAGCACGGAGGTGTGAGCCGGTGACGTTCGCCAGCGCGGCACAGCCCGGCCCGCGTCCGGGGCCGCCATCGGGTGGCTTCCGGCCGGGCCCGCCGCCGGTCGGGCCCCGGCCCGCCGTCACCGACACGGGTGCCGTGCCGCGGCCCGCGGTTGTCGATCCGGGTGTGGTTCCGGGAGACGGTGAGGGCAGCGGGCACCCGGCGGTGGACGCGGTGCTACGGTCGCTCGCCAATGCCGCGCGGTTGGCGCCGGCCGAGCAGATCGCCGAGTATGAGGCCGCGCATCAGGTGCTCCAGGAGACCCTGGCCGGCATCGATCGCTGACCGTCACCGAACCGTACCGCCGTACCGAATAAAAGGAACCTGATGGCCCGCCGTGCGCGTCTCGACGCGGAGCTCGTCCGTCGTAAGCTCGCCCGCTCCCGGGAGCAGGCCGCCACGCTTGTCGCGGCCGGCCGGGTGCAGGTGCGCGGCACCGTCGCCCAGAAGGTGGCGGCCATGGTCGACCCCGCCGACCCGATTCTGGTGACCGGGGAGGATCCGCAGACCGAGTACGTGTCGCGGGGTGGCCACAAGCTTTTCGGCGCGCTGGCGGCGTTCGGTCGCCAGGGTCTGCGGGTCGAGGGCCGCCGGTGTCTGGACGCGGGTGCGTCGACGGGTGGTTTCACCGATGTGCTGCTGCGGGCGGGGGCCCGGCAGGTGGTGGCGGTGGATGTCGGGTACGGGCAGCTGGCCTGGCCGATCCGGACCAATGAGCGGGTGGTGGTGCAGGAACGCACCAACGTCCGGACGATCACGCCCGAGTCGATCGGTGGCGAGGTCGATCTGACGGTGGCGGATCTGTCGTTCATCTCGCTGCGGCTGGTGTTGCCGGCGTTGTCGGCTTGTACCGGTCCGGACGGCGATCTGGCGCTGATGGTGAAGCCTCAGTTCGAGGTCGGCAAAGAGCGGGTGGGTACGGGTGGTGTGGTCCGGGACTGGCGGCTGCGTGCCGCAGCGGTCCTGGATGTGGCGGCGGCCGCCGCCGGGCTGGGTCTGGGGGTGGCGGATGTGACCGCCAGCCCGCTGCCGGGCCCGAGTGGCAACGTGGAGTTCTTCGTGTGGTTCCGGCGGGATGCCCCGCCGGCCGATTCGGCCTACATCGAGACGGTGGTCGAGGCCGGACCTCATGCTGTCGAGCTCTTGGAGGAGAAATGAGCCGCTCGGCCCTGCTGGTGACGCATACCGGGCGTCGGCAGAGCACGCAGCACGCCCGGGCGGTGGCCCTGGACCTGATAGCTGCCGGCTTCGAGGTCCGGGTGATCGCCGAGGAGGTCGACGACCTGGAGTTGCCACCGGGGGTGGAGCCGGTCGAGGGGCCGGCGGCGGCCGAGGGTGTGGAGATCGTGCTGGCGCTCGGTGGGGACGGCACGATTCTGCGGGCCGCCGATCTGGCCCGGCCGGCGAAGGCTCCGCTGCTCGGGATCAACCTGGGCAAGGTGGGGTTCCTCGCCGAGACCGAGATCGATCACATCGACGCGGCGGTCGCCGAGGTGGTGGCCGGTAACTACACGGTCGATGAGCGGTTGACGCTCGACGTGCGGGCGGAGTACGACGGCCGCCTGATCGCCGAGTCGTGGGCGCTCAACGAGGTGACCGTGGAGAAGGGGCAGCGGGCGCAGATGCTCGAGCTGCTCGTGGATGTGGACGGGCGGCCGCTGTCCCGCTACGGCTGTGATGGTGTGGTGTGTGCCACACCGACCGGGTCGACGGCGTACGCGTTCTCGGCCGGTGGGCCGGTGGTGTGGCCCGAGGTGGAGGCGCTGCTGCTCGTGCCGATCAGTGCGCACGCACTGTTCAGCCGGCCGATCGTCACGGCTCCGACGTCGACCTTCGTGCTGACGGTCGACCCGTACACGTCATTTGCGGTGTTGTGCTGTGACGGCCGTCGCACCTGGGACCTTCCGCCGGGCTCGCAGGTGACGGTCGAAAGGGGTCAGCTGCCGGTCCGTCTGGTGCGTCTGGCGCCGCGCCCGTTCACCGACACGCTGGTCGCGAAGTTCGGTTTGCCGGTGGTCGGCTGGCGGGGGAATCGACGCTGATCAGACCGACGCCGTTGGGCAATTGTCGGGGGGTGCCGATACTGTCTGGCTGTGCTGGAGGAACTGCGCATCACCGGGCTGGGTGTCATCGACGACACCACGCTGCGGCTCACGTCGGGAATGAATGTGATCACCGGCGAGACCGGCGCCGGCAAGACCATGGTGGTCACCGGCCTCGGGCTGCTGTTCGGCGGACGGGCTGACGCCGGCCGGGTTCGTGCTGATCCTGGCCGGGCGGTGGTCGAGGGCCGGCTGAAACTGCGCGGCAACCTGGGTGACGCGGTGCGGACCCGGGTCACCGACGCCGGTGGCGAGGTCGACGACGACGGCTCGATCCTGCTGACCCGCACCGTGACGGCTGAGGGCCGGTCCCGGGCGCACGTGGGCGG from Actinoplanes derwentensis includes these protein-coding regions:
- a CDS encoding NAD kinase is translated as MSRSALLVTHTGRRQSTQHARAVALDLIAAGFEVRVIAEEVDDLELPPGVEPVEGPAAAEGVEIVLALGGDGTILRAADLARPAKAPLLGINLGKVGFLAETEIDHIDAAVAEVVAGNYTVDERLTLDVRAEYDGRLIAESWALNEVTVEKGQRAQMLELLVDVDGRPLSRYGCDGVVCATPTGSTAYAFSAGGPVVWPEVEALLLVPISAHALFSRPIVTAPTSTFVLTVDPYTSFAVLCCDGRRTWDLPPGSQVTVERGQLPVRLVRLAPRPFTDTLVAKFGLPVVGWRGNRR
- a CDS encoding TlyA family RNA methyltransferase, whose product is MARRARLDAELVRRKLARSREQAATLVAAGRVQVRGTVAQKVAAMVDPADPILVTGEDPQTEYVSRGGHKLFGALAAFGRQGLRVEGRRCLDAGASTGGFTDVLLRAGARQVVAVDVGYGQLAWPIRTNERVVVQERTNVRTITPESIGGEVDLTVADLSFISLRLVLPALSACTGPDGDLALMVKPQFEVGKERVGTGGVVRDWRLRAAAVLDVAAAAAGLGLGVADVTASPLPGPSGNVEFFVWFRRDAPPADSAYIETVVEAGPHAVELLEEK